A stretch of DNA from Nitratireductor thuwali:
AGCTGGTCGAGGAACTGGACCATCTGTGCGCCCGCGCCATCGAGCCCAACATCTTCTTCAATCCCCGCTTCCTGGCTCCGGCGATGCCCAGGCTGGAGGACCGCGAGGTGCGCCTGGCCGTCATACGCGATGGCACCGAAGACAGAAGCCGCCTGCGCCTGCTCGTGCCCTTTTCGATCGAGAAGCCGGCCATTCCGCTGGGCGTGACCGTCATGCGGACCTGGTCGAATCCTTTCGGCCCGCTGGGTACGCCTCTGGTCGATTGCGACGACCCGGTAGGCGTGCTGGAGGATTTCTTCGCCATGCTTGCGCGCCCGCATCTGCGCCTGCCAAAGGTTCTGGTGCTGCCCGAAACGCGGCTGGACGGCCCCTTCGCCGCCGCGCTGCGCTCCGTCGCCGAGACAAGGAACCTGCCGCTGATAACCGCGAACGAGGTCGAAAGGCCGTTTCTCGAATCGGACCTTGAAGGCGACGACTACCTGCGCAACAGCCTGCGGTCGCATCACTTCCGCGAGTTCCGCCGCCTCAAAAAGCGGCTGGCCGAGCATGGCCGGCTCGAATACGAGATCGCGCGCCAGCCTGGCGAGATCCGCCACGGCATAGAAACCTTCCTCACGCTGGAAGCCTCCGGTTGGAAGGGACGCGAGCGCACCGCCATGGCCACCGACCGGTATCGCGCGGCCTTCGCCCGCGAGGCCGTCGACCGGCTGGCCGAGCGCGATCTCTGCCGAATCCATACGCTTACACTGGACGGAAAACCCATCGCCTGCCTGGTCGTCTTCGTCGAGGCGGGCATGGCCTATACCTGGAAGACCGCCTATGATGAAGCCTATGCCGCCTACTCGCCCGGCGCATTGCTGGTCATTGAGCTGACCGGCAACCATCTCGACGATCCCAACATCATCGCCACCGATTCCTGCGCCGTACCGGACCATCCGGTGATGAGCCGTCTGTGGTCCGAGCGGCGCACGGTCGGCAGCTTCGTGGTCGGCCTCACCCCCGGCACGGAAAAGCTCGCGCACCAGGCTGCGGGGCAGATCCACTTTCACCGCGAGGCCCGCAACGTGCTGCGGCTCATCCGCAATCGCGTTCGCCGCCTCGTCTGGCGCTAGAGCGCCGTGCGTCCCTTCGGACGCACAAAGGACGCTCTAACAGCTTGAATCTACGCATCGTGCTTTCCGAAGATCGATTCCGATTTTCGGGCCGATGCTGTAGCGAACCCTATTCCGCGAGCCCGGCCTCGCGGCGGGCCCTGTCGCGGAAAATGCGGCGGATCACCTTCCCGGTCGTTGTCAGGGGCATGGAATCCACGAACTCCACCTCCCTCGGATATTCATGCGCCGAAAGCCGCTCCCGCACAAAGGATCGGATCTCGCTGGCCAGCGCTTCATTGCCGGAAAAGCCGGGCTTCAGCACCACATAGGCCTTGACGATCTCGGTGCGCACGGGGTCGGGCTTGCCCACTGCGGCGGCAAGCTGGATTGCAGGATGGCCGGTCAGGCAGTCCTCGATCTCGGACGGCCCGATGCGATAGCCCGACGAAGTGATGACGTCGTCGTCGCGGCCGACGAAATGAACGTAGCCGTCGGGGTCGATTGCCCCCTGGTCGCCCGTGGTCATCCAGTCGCCGATGAACTTCTTCTCGGTCGCCTCGCGGTTCTGCCAATATTCCAGGAACATCACCGGATCGGGCCGCCGGACGGCGATCTGCCCCGTCTCGCCCGCAGGCAGCGTGCGCCCCTCCGCATCAATGACGGCTACCTGGTGGCCCGGCACCGGCTTGCCGATGGCCCCGCCCCGGCTGACGCCCAGCGCGGCGCAGGAAGACAGGACGATGTTGCACTCGGTCTGGCCGTAGAACTCGTTGATGGTGACACCGAGAGCCCCGCGCGCCCAGTCATAGGTCTCGCGCCCGAGCGATTCGCCACCGGAAGCCACCGACCGCAGGTTCAGGTCGAAGCGCTTGCCGATATCCGGCACCGATTTCAGGATCCTGAGCGCGGTCGGCGGGATGAAGGCGTTGCGCACCCTCATGCGCTCCATCAGGCCGAGCGCCGCCTCCGGCTCGAATTTTTCGAACCGGCCCGCGACGACCGGCAGGCCGAAATAAAGGCCGGGCAGCAGAATGTTGAGCAATCCCCCCGCCCAGGCCCAATCCGCCGGCGTCCATAGGAGATCGCCCGGCTGCGGCAGGAATTCGTGGTGGAACTGTACGCCCGGCAGATGCCCCAGCAGCACGCGATGCCCGTGCAGTGCACCCTTCGGCGGGCCGGTCGTGCCCGAGGTGAAGATCATCATCGCCGGATCGTCGGGCCCGGTCTCGACCGCCTCGAAATCCGCATCGGCGTCGGCGATCAGCCGGTGGAAATCCCGTGCCTCCCGGTCCGCGCCGTCGACCGAGATAATCGCCTCGAGCCCGCTGATGCGGCCGGCGACGGCGCGCACCTTCGCGAGCCCCGCCTCGTTTGTGACGACCGCCCTCACCCCGGCCGTCTGCAGGCGGTATTCGAGCGCCTCGGTGCCGAAGAGCAGCGCCAATGGCACGGCGACCGCGCCCAGCTTGTAGATGGCGGCATGCGCGACTACCGTCTCGAAGGATTGCGGCAGGAGCAGCGCCACCCGATCTCCCCGCGCCACGCCCAGGCCCCGCAGCGCGGCTGCAAATCCGTTCGACTGCCGCGCCAGCGCCGCAAAGGTCATGCTGCCGGCCCCGCCGTCGGGCCTGTACTCGTAGAGCGCGATCCTGTCGGGCGCTATGCGCGCCCAACGATCGCTGATCGCCGTGCCTATATTGAAGGATGGGGGCAGCTTCCACCGGAAGTCCCTGTACAGCGCATCATAGCTATCACGCCGCTCAAGCATCGATGGCGAAGGGCTCTCCCGACCCGATATATGGTGCCCCTGGCCGGACTCGAACCAGCACTCCTTGCGGAAACCGATTTTGAGTCGGTCGCGTCTACCAATTCCGCCACAGGGGCCCGGGGCCCCGATGGGGCCGGACAGGCTGCGGACTATACGGCGAACCCTATCGGCGTCAACCTGTGTCGCTGGCCCATCGGCCCTAAAATCGGTTTCCGGTTTTGTGGAAAGCCGGATGTCCGGATCAGCGGCCTTGCATGGCGTCCGGTCCGACATCGGCCCCTCCGGAAATCCCGCGCGGATGTGAAAAATGCCGCGCTCGAGGCCGTTGCGCCCGGCTCGCGGGCCGGCTAGACATGCAGCCTCACCGAGGGCTGCCAATGCTTCGCAAGCTTTATGACTACACCATGTCGCTCGCCTCCACGCGGC
This window harbors:
- a CDS encoding GNAT family N-acetyltransferase, with the translated sequence MAATPLIEEVGGTASGAMIGKLAGLTDIAEGAEMELFAHGRPQRKLAVYAATAGFELVEELDHLCARAIEPNIFFNPRFLAPAMPRLEDREVRLAVIRDGTEDRSRLRLLVPFSIEKPAIPLGVTVMRTWSNPFGPLGTPLVDCDDPVGVLEDFFAMLARPHLRLPKVLVLPETRLDGPFAAALRSVAETRNLPLITANEVERPFLESDLEGDDYLRNSLRSHHFREFRRLKKRLAEHGRLEYEIARQPGEIRHGIETFLTLEASGWKGRERTAMATDRYRAAFAREAVDRLAERDLCRIHTLTLDGKPIACLVVFVEAGMAYTWKTAYDEAYAAYSPGALLVIELTGNHLDDPNIIATDSCAVPDHPVMSRLWSERRTVGSFVVGLTPGTEKLAHQAAGQIHFHREARNVLRLIRNRVRRLVWR
- a CDS encoding AMP-binding protein, coding for MLERRDSYDALYRDFRWKLPPSFNIGTAISDRWARIAPDRIALYEYRPDGGAGSMTFAALARQSNGFAAALRGLGVARGDRVALLLPQSFETVVAHAAIYKLGAVAVPLALLFGTEALEYRLQTAGVRAVVTNEAGLAKVRAVAGRISGLEAIISVDGADREARDFHRLIADADADFEAVETGPDDPAMMIFTSGTTGPPKGALHGHRVLLGHLPGVQFHHEFLPQPGDLLWTPADWAWAGGLLNILLPGLYFGLPVVAGRFEKFEPEAALGLMERMRVRNAFIPPTALRILKSVPDIGKRFDLNLRSVASGGESLGRETYDWARGALGVTINEFYGQTECNIVLSSCAALGVSRGGAIGKPVPGHQVAVIDAEGRTLPAGETGQIAVRRPDPVMFLEYWQNREATEKKFIGDWMTTGDQGAIDPDGYVHFVGRDDDVITSSGYRIGPSEIEDCLTGHPAIQLAAAVGKPDPVRTEIVKAYVVLKPGFSGNEALASEIRSFVRERLSAHEYPREVEFVDSMPLTTTGKVIRRIFRDRARREAGLAE